The following coding sequences lie in one Globicephala melas chromosome 15, mGloMel1.2, whole genome shotgun sequence genomic window:
- the HSD3B7 gene encoding 3 beta-hydroxysteroid dehydrogenase type 7 isoform X1, protein MADSAQAQKLVYLVTGGCGFLGEHVVRMLLQQEPQLRELRIFDLHLGPWLEELKTGPVQVTAIQGDVTQAHEVAAAVAGAHVVIHTAGLVDVFGKTSPETIHEVNVQGTRNVIEACVQTGTRFLVYTSSMEVVGPNIKGQPFYRGNENTPYEAVHRHPYPCSKALAEQLVLESNGRKVLGGLPLVTCALRPTGIYGEGHQIMRDFYHQGLRLGGRLFRAIPASVEHGRVYVGNVAWMHVLVARELQHRAALMGGQVYFCYDNSPYKSYEDFNMEFLGPCGLRLVGTRPLLPYWLLLFLAALNVLLQWLLRPLLLYAPLLNPYTLAMANTTFTVSTDKARRHFGYEPLFSWEESRTRTIRWVQAVEGSAQ, encoded by the exons ATGGCAGACTCTGCACAAGCCCAGAAGCTGGTGTACCTGGTCACAGGGGGCTGTGGCTTCTTGGGGGAACATGTGGTCCGCATGCTGCTGCAGCAGGAACCCCAGCTCCGTGAGCTGCGCATCTTTGACCTACACCTGGGTCCCTGGCTGGAGGAGCTGAAGACAG GGCCCGTGCAGGTGACTGCCATCCAGGGGGACGTGACCCAGGCCCACGAGGTGGCAGCAGCTGTCGCCGGAGCCCACGTGGTCATCCACACAGCTGGGCTGGTGGATGTGTTTGGGAAAACCAGTCCTGAGACCATCCATGAGGTCAACGTGCAGG GCACGCGGAATGTGATTGAGGCGTGTGTGCAGACTGGAACACGCTTCCTGGTCTACACAAGCAGCATGGAAGTTGTGGGTCCCAACATCAAAGGCCAGCCCTTTTACAG GGGCAATGAGAATACCCCATACGAAGCAGTACACAGACACCCCTATCCTTGCAGCAAGGCCCTAGCTGAGCAGCTCGTCCTGGAATCCAATGGGAGGAAG GTCCTCGGGGGGTTGCCCCTCGTGACATGTGCCCTGCGTCCCACCGGTATCTACGGCGAAGGCCACCAGATCATGAGGGACTTCTACCACCAGGGCCTGCGCCTGGGGGGTCGGCTCTTCCGGGCCATTCCAGCCTCTGTGGAGCATGGCCGGGTCTACGTGG GTAACGTGGCCTGGATGCACGTGCTGGTGGCCCGGGAGCTCCAGCACCGAGCTGCACTCATGGGTGGCCAGGTGTACTTCTGCTATGACAACTCACCCTACAAGAGCTATGAGGACTTCAACATGGAGTTCCTGGGCCCCTGTGGACTCCGGCTGGTGGGCACCCGCCCACTGTTGCCCTACTGGCTGCTGCTGTTTCTGGCTGCCCTCAATGTCCTGCTGCAGTGGCTGCTGCGGCCGCTGCTGCTCTATGCGCCCCTGCTCAACCCCTACACGCTGGCTATGGCCAACACCACCTTCACCGTCAGCACCGACAAGGCTCGGCGCCATTTTGGCTATGAGCCCCTGTTCTCCTGGGAGGAGAGCAGGACCCGCACCATCCGCTGGGTGCAGGCCGTGGAGGGCTCAGCCCAGTGA
- the HSD3B7 gene encoding 3 beta-hydroxysteroid dehydrogenase type 7 isoform X2, which produces MADSAQAQKLVYLVTGGCGFLGEHVVRMLLQQEPQLRELRIFDLHLGPWLEELKTGPVQVTAIQGDVTQAHEVAAAVAGAHVVIHTAGLVDVFGKTSPETIHEVNVQGTRNVIEACVQTGTRFLVYTSSMEVVGPNIKGQPFYSKALAEQLVLESNGRKVLGGLPLVTCALRPTGIYGEGHQIMRDFYHQGLRLGGRLFRAIPASVEHGRVYVGNVAWMHVLVARELQHRAALMGGQVYFCYDNSPYKSYEDFNMEFLGPCGLRLVGTRPLLPYWLLLFLAALNVLLQWLLRPLLLYAPLLNPYTLAMANTTFTVSTDKARRHFGYEPLFSWEESRTRTIRWVQAVEGSAQ; this is translated from the exons ATGGCAGACTCTGCACAAGCCCAGAAGCTGGTGTACCTGGTCACAGGGGGCTGTGGCTTCTTGGGGGAACATGTGGTCCGCATGCTGCTGCAGCAGGAACCCCAGCTCCGTGAGCTGCGCATCTTTGACCTACACCTGGGTCCCTGGCTGGAGGAGCTGAAGACAG GGCCCGTGCAGGTGACTGCCATCCAGGGGGACGTGACCCAGGCCCACGAGGTGGCAGCAGCTGTCGCCGGAGCCCACGTGGTCATCCACACAGCTGGGCTGGTGGATGTGTTTGGGAAAACCAGTCCTGAGACCATCCATGAGGTCAACGTGCAGG GCACGCGGAATGTGATTGAGGCGTGTGTGCAGACTGGAACACGCTTCCTGGTCTACACAAGCAGCATGGAAGTTGTGGGTCCCAACATCAAAGGCCAGCCCTTTTACAG CAAGGCCCTAGCTGAGCAGCTCGTCCTGGAATCCAATGGGAGGAAG GTCCTCGGGGGGTTGCCCCTCGTGACATGTGCCCTGCGTCCCACCGGTATCTACGGCGAAGGCCACCAGATCATGAGGGACTTCTACCACCAGGGCCTGCGCCTGGGGGGTCGGCTCTTCCGGGCCATTCCAGCCTCTGTGGAGCATGGCCGGGTCTACGTGG GTAACGTGGCCTGGATGCACGTGCTGGTGGCCCGGGAGCTCCAGCACCGAGCTGCACTCATGGGTGGCCAGGTGTACTTCTGCTATGACAACTCACCCTACAAGAGCTATGAGGACTTCAACATGGAGTTCCTGGGCCCCTGTGGACTCCGGCTGGTGGGCACCCGCCCACTGTTGCCCTACTGGCTGCTGCTGTTTCTGGCTGCCCTCAATGTCCTGCTGCAGTGGCTGCTGCGGCCGCTGCTGCTCTATGCGCCCCTGCTCAACCCCTACACGCTGGCTATGGCCAACACCACCTTCACCGTCAGCACCGACAAGGCTCGGCGCCATTTTGGCTATGAGCCCCTGTTCTCCTGGGAGGAGAGCAGGACCCGCACCATCCGCTGGGTGCAGGCCGTGGAGGGCTCAGCCCAGTGA